A single window of Verrucomicrobiia bacterium DNA harbors:
- a CDS encoding metallophosphoesterase yields MKICPRFFYLAALSLILFLSSHSAKAQLQASTNVADVYKYFHFDPSATNCGVLMQISDVHMALDNTELANGTIVTNIDPRLIAMLHAISPHPTAMIVTGDLCVAGATAFGLHDNEPEAMNELILARTALSQFTNFPLYILPGNHDNPAYEVTNSALFNKIFPNTPRYTNFTIAGLPVIGLAGHGGGWLDPEERAWLTGLRETMDHTKPVLLAVHQPIVAAFSADARELRRDIFWFLKPWTAPTWLACGHAHTRDVSQFPVGASTLTEYVCPAAQNWLIPTSNPLSPSACGFYLWCITNGTVQGVVEGVLTNSTYYALSLNEKYASSLPSLYDGVTNILFTAEEGRFNRSDYQVSVRGIDVTYWWSYVVTYTCRLPVEKYPTATRALFMGAPPDTSYYFGTNTNSWVSAPLEFLSPGSISSIVIPPSLRSGPLYFMASNSVDTVFSGGFGLATTNRMTDFAAWAGATVGDSTITPMTLLPNAGGITAWDAYLFGLDASHTETLREQSGAPYLGTLPDVSSGQLRFGARTNLNYTILQTQSLNDPWTPATPTVSVTSNGWNELKVTNSASKGFFRIGAQTN; encoded by the coding sequence ATGAAGATCTGCCCGCGATTTTTTTATCTTGCCGCGCTGTCGCTGATTTTATTCCTGTCCTCTCACTCGGCCAAGGCCCAGTTGCAGGCGTCCACCAACGTCGCGGATGTTTATAAATATTTTCACTTCGATCCGTCGGCGACGAATTGCGGGGTGTTGATGCAGATTTCCGATGTTCACATGGCACTCGATAACACGGAGCTGGCCAATGGCACAATCGTGACGAATATTGACCCACGGCTGATCGCGATGTTGCATGCGATTTCGCCGCACCCCACGGCGATGATCGTGACGGGTGATTTGTGCGTGGCAGGGGCGACGGCCTTTGGACTTCACGATAATGAGCCGGAAGCGATGAATGAACTCATCCTCGCGCGGACGGCGCTGAGCCAGTTCACAAATTTTCCACTCTATATTCTGCCCGGCAATCATGACAATCCCGCTTACGAGGTCACGAATTCCGCGCTGTTCAACAAAATATTTCCCAACACGCCGCGCTACACGAATTTTACCATCGCCGGATTGCCGGTGATCGGGTTGGCGGGCCACGGCGGGGGCTGGCTGGACCCGGAGGAGCGGGCGTGGCTGACGGGTTTGCGCGAAACGATGGATCATACCAAGCCGGTGCTTTTGGCGGTGCATCAACCGATCGTTGCGGCGTTCAGCGCGGATGCGCGGGAGTTGCGGCGGGACATTTTTTGGTTTTTGAAACCTTGGACGGCGCCGACCTGGCTGGCTTGCGGTCATGCTCATACGCGGGATGTGAGCCAATTCCCGGTGGGCGCGAGCACCTTGACGGAGTACGTTTGTCCGGCGGCGCAAAACTGGCTGATCCCGACTTCAAATCCGCTTTCGCCTTCGGCTTGCGGATTTTATTTGTGGTGCATCACCAATGGAACGGTGCAGGGGGTGGTGGAAGGAGTTCTGACCAACTCCACTTATTATGCGCTTTCTCTTAATGAGAAATATGCCAGTTCTTTGCCTTCGCTATACGACGGAGTGACCAACATCCTGTTCACCGCGGAGGAAGGCCGTTTCAACCGGAGCGATTACCAGGTGAGTGTGCGGGGGATTGACGTGACTTACTGGTGGTCTTATGTGGTCACCTATACTTGCCGGTTGCCGGTGGAGAAATATCCCACGGCCACGCGGGCGCTGTTCATGGGCGCGCCGCCGGACACGAGTTATTATTTTGGAACGAATACAAATTCATGGGTGAGCGCGCCGCTGGAATTTCTTTCGCCGGGCAGCATTTCATCCATCGTGATTCCGCCTAGTTTGCGTTCGGGGCCATTATATTTTATGGCTTCGAATTCCGTGGATACGGTTTTCTCCGGCGGATTCGGACTGGCGACGACCAATCGGATGACTGACTTTGCGGCGTGGGCGGGGGCCACGGTCGGCGATTCCACGATCACGCCGATGACGCTGCTTCCGAATGCCGGCGGCATCACTGCGTGGGATGCTTATCTGTTCGGATTGGATGCGTCGCACACGGAAACTTTACGGGAGCAATCCGGTGCGCCTTATCTGGGAACTTTGCCTGACGTCAGTTCCGGGCAGTTGCGGTTTGGGGCGCGGACGAATCTCAATTATACCATTCTGCAAACGCAGTCGTTAAACGATCCGTGGACGCCCGCAACGCCAACCGTCTCCGTCACGTCGAATGGTTGGAATGAATTGAAAGTCACGAATTCAGCGTCGAAGGGTTTCTTTCGCATCGGCGCGCAGACGAATTAA
- a CDS encoding ComF family protein: protein MNVSALKPLRDAALGLLYPETCQICNHERAKPAEGFVCPPCWKKIHFIRPPFCDRCGLPFQGAITTKFECANCREMDLHFSYARSAVVANAFLLEIIHRYKYQRALWFEPFLADLLIREAAPVLAKNPYDLIIPVPLHPAKQREREFNQAGRLATRLSRATQIPLNAKLLRRVKPTQTQTHFTRSERAKNMQDAFALRVGEPVNGRRIVILDDVFTTGATTSACAKVLLSAGAAEVSVWTVARGI, encoded by the coding sequence ATGAACGTCTCCGCGCTCAAACCACTTCGCGATGCCGCCCTCGGCCTTCTGTATCCCGAGACCTGCCAGATTTGCAATCACGAGCGCGCCAAGCCAGCCGAAGGTTTTGTCTGCCCGCCGTGCTGGAAAAAAATCCACTTCATCCGTCCGCCCTTTTGCGATCGCTGTGGCTTGCCATTCCAAGGCGCAATCACCACCAAGTTCGAGTGCGCCAACTGTCGCGAAATGGATCTGCACTTCAGCTACGCTCGCTCGGCGGTCGTGGCGAACGCCTTTCTGCTTGAGATCATCCATCGCTACAAATACCAACGCGCCTTATGGTTCGAGCCATTCCTCGCCGACCTGCTGATTCGCGAAGCCGCGCCCGTCCTGGCCAAAAACCCTTATGATTTGATCATTCCCGTCCCCCTGCATCCCGCCAAGCAGCGCGAACGTGAATTCAACCAAGCCGGACGCCTCGCCACCCGCCTCAGCCGCGCGACGCAAATTCCATTGAATGCGAAGCTCCTCCGCCGTGTCAAACCTACCCAGACCCAAACTCATTTCACCCGCTCCGAGCGCGCGAAAAACATGCAAGATGCTTTCGCCCTGCGGGTTGGAGAGCCGGTCAATGGCCGCCGTATCGTGATTCTGGACGATGTTTTTACGACTGGCGCAACTACCAGTGCTTGTGCCAAAGTATTGCTGTCCGCTGGCGCGGCTGAAGTCTCGGTTTGGACTGTCGCTCGCGGAATTTAA
- a CDS encoding endonuclease/exonuclease/phosphatase family protein, translating into MVFNRACISLILLTLFLSLHLPAAQTFRIATYNVENDLDHDSGTRHAKSDAAKAKILESILALKPDVLALEEIGETNVLLELQSALQSNGLPLPNWEYVTGFDTNIHVCVLSRFPITARRPQTNDTYLLNGETFKVSRGFAEVDVAVTTNYSFTLIAAHLKSKRTIRAAAEADMRLEEAKILRQKIDDILAANPNTSLIVLGDLNDTHDSPAIRAIIGRGKTGLVDTRPAEHNGDAEPAANHRLNERNITWTDFYAKEDLYSRIDYILLSHAFARDWNPAETAILALPNWGIASDHRPLVATFTVP; encoded by the coding sequence ATGGTTTTCAATAGGGCATGCATCAGCTTAATTCTCCTCACGTTATTTCTCAGCCTCCACCTGCCCGCCGCCCAAACCTTCCGCATCGCCACTTATAACGTAGAAAATGATCTCGACCACGACAGCGGCACGCGCCACGCAAAATCCGACGCCGCCAAAGCCAAGATTCTCGAAAGTATTCTCGCGCTGAAACCCGATGTTCTCGCGCTCGAAGAAATCGGCGAGACGAATGTCTTGCTCGAACTGCAATCCGCACTCCAAAGCAACGGCCTCCCCTTGCCGAATTGGGAATACGTCACCGGCTTCGATACCAATATCCACGTTTGCGTCCTCAGCCGATTCCCCATCACCGCGCGCCGCCCACAAACCAACGACACTTACCTCCTCAACGGCGAGACTTTCAAGGTCAGCCGCGGTTTCGCCGAAGTGGACGTCGCCGTCACCACCAATTACAGCTTCACCCTCATCGCCGCGCATTTGAAATCCAAGCGGACCATCCGCGCAGCCGCCGAGGCCGACATGCGCCTCGAAGAAGCCAAAATCCTCCGCCAAAAAATTGACGATATCCTCGCTGCGAATCCCAACACCAGCCTCATCGTCCTCGGCGATCTCAACGACACCCACGACTCCCCCGCCATCCGCGCCATCATCGGCCGCGGCAAAACCGGCCTCGTGGACACGCGCCCCGCCGAGCACAACGGCGATGCCGAACCGGCCGCGAACCATCGCCTCAACGAGCGCAACATCACCTGGACCGATTTTTACGCGAAGGAAGATTTATATTCGCGCATTGATTACATTCTATTGAGCCACGCCTTCGCCCGCGACTGGAACCCGGCGGAAACCGCCATCCTCGCTCTGCCGAACTGGGGCATCGCCTCCGACCACCGCCCCCTCGTCGCTACCTTCACCGTCCCGTGA
- a CDS encoding serine/threonine-protein kinase codes for MFFKSKKDSASSGSAEPGPFGPYYLRELINSGGMADIWLATDKDNVTFALRRLHDNLKFDLTARKRFNQGCEVLSKMQPHDCVIGYYGHGKIDGALYLLMEYVEGSNLKLMYADHDPVLLENVGNILIDMASGLEHVHESGYMHLDYKPENVLITRNAGVRLADFDLALPIPKEPKKLSKNPGTPAYMAPEQLLREGVDQRADIFAFGVSAYELLTNFKPFPGETPSEILAKQVDRSSFVNPRQHNPDLPIGVERVILKCLQQDMDKRYMFMSVLTHELKTALYV; via the coding sequence GTGTTTTTTAAGTCGAAGAAAGATTCAGCATCCAGCGGCTCGGCTGAGCCGGGGCCATTCGGGCCTTATTATTTGCGGGAATTGATTAATAGCGGAGGGATGGCGGATATTTGGCTGGCGACGGACAAGGATAATGTGACGTTCGCATTGCGCCGGTTGCACGATAATTTAAAATTCGACCTTACGGCGCGCAAGCGTTTTAACCAGGGCTGCGAGGTGCTTTCCAAGATGCAGCCGCATGATTGTGTCATAGGTTATTATGGCCATGGGAAAATTGACGGCGCGTTGTATCTGCTGATGGAGTATGTCGAGGGATCGAACCTCAAGCTGATGTATGCGGACCACGATCCGGTGTTGCTGGAAAACGTGGGCAATATCCTGATTGATATGGCGTCGGGTTTGGAGCATGTGCATGAGAGCGGTTATATGCATCTCGATTATAAGCCGGAGAATGTATTGATCACGCGCAATGCGGGGGTGCGGCTGGCGGACTTCGATCTGGCGCTGCCGATTCCCAAGGAGCCGAAAAAACTTTCGAAGAATCCCGGCACGCCCGCTTACATGGCGCCAGAACAATTATTGCGCGAAGGGGTGGATCAGCGCGCGGATATTTTTGCGTTCGGCGTGTCGGCGTATGAGTTGCTGACGAATTTCAAACCGTTCCCCGGCGAGACGCCTTCGGAGATTCTGGCCAAGCAGGTGGATCGTTCCAGTTTCGTGAATCCGCGGCAGCATAATCCCGATCTGCCGATTGGTGTGGAGAGGGTGATCTTGAAATGCCTGCAACAGGACATGGACAAACGCTATATGTTCATGAGCGTGCTGACGCATGAGTTGAAGACGGCGTTGTACGTTTGA
- a CDS encoding CPBP family intramembrane glutamic endopeptidase, whose product MANDHTNQIRPRPIRALFIFLIVVFIGGALLAPWLYWFVQSVAPDSHLAHNPFHRFVNRSLLVLALLSIWPLLRSLGARSWRDVGLVNPRGECSRLGAGFALGFGSLAFVAVIVLVAHGRQFNSDLTAAKLTGKIAGAAATAIVVAVLEELLFRGAIFGALRKVCDWRIALLISSMIYAIVHFMQSADAAGPITWTTGLELVPQMLRGFGNLQVVIPGFFNLTLAGTLLGLAYQRTGNLYFSIGLHAGWIFWLKSYGFLTGALPSANQWLWGTEKLIDGWLALFVLSFALLVLLRLPQAKPAPRR is encoded by the coding sequence TTGGCAAACGATCACACAAACCAAATCCGCCCGCGACCCATTCGTGCGCTGTTCATTTTTCTCATCGTCGTTTTCATCGGCGGCGCTCTGCTCGCGCCGTGGCTTTATTGGTTCGTCCAATCCGTCGCGCCGGATTCCCATCTCGCGCACAATCCCTTTCATCGCTTCGTCAATCGCTCGCTGCTCGTGCTCGCGCTCCTCAGTATCTGGCCGTTGCTGCGAAGCCTCGGCGCGCGCTCATGGCGGGACGTGGGCCTTGTAAATCCGCGCGGTGAATGCTCTCGCCTTGGCGCGGGCTTCGCGCTTGGTTTCGGGTCGCTCGCGTTCGTGGCCGTCATCGTTCTCGTCGCGCACGGACGCCAATTTAATTCCGACCTCACCGCCGCCAAACTCACCGGCAAAATTGCGGGTGCCGCCGCCACCGCCATCGTCGTCGCCGTGCTCGAGGAATTGCTTTTTCGCGGTGCGATCTTTGGCGCGTTGCGAAAAGTCTGCGACTGGCGCATCGCCCTGCTTATCAGCAGCATGATTTACGCAATCGTCCACTTCATGCAAAGCGCCGATGCCGCCGGTCCCATCACTTGGACAACCGGCCTCGAATTGGTGCCCCAAATGCTGCGCGGCTTTGGCAACCTCCAAGTCGTCATTCCCGGTTTCTTCAACCTCACCCTCGCGGGCACCCTGCTCGGCCTCGCGTATCAACGCACCGGCAATCTTTATTTCTCCATCGGCCTGCACGCCGGCTGGATTTTTTGGCTGAAATCCTACGGCTTCCTCACTGGCGCGCTGCCCTCCGCGAATCAATGGCTCTGGGGCACGGAAAAATTGATTGATGGCTGGCTCGCGTTGTTCGTTCTCAGCTTCGCGCTTCTCGTCTTGCTTCGCCTCCCGCAAGCCAAACCCGCGCCCCGACGATGA
- the accD gene encoding acetyl-CoA carboxylase, carboxyltransferase subunit beta, giving the protein MSSSTTTFTKKTLGLETVEPAVTPPPNTETNFVKKSKMGGGKSRKRDIPEGLWTKCKQCGTMVFDKELEENQKVCPQCQYHFPIAARDRINSLVEPGSFEELDALMTSVDILKFTGVSSYASKLTDYQKSTGHKDAVVTGVGTIGEHRTALGVMDFSFLGGSMGSVVGEKLTRVIEHATDESLPLIIVSASGGARMYEGTFSLMQMAKTCGALAYHAKARLPFISILTDPTTGGVTASFASVGDLILAEPHAMICFAGPRVIKDTTQAELPPGFQTAEFLLDHGLIDSIVTRKEMKRQLIEYLDFLMTGQKKAANGS; this is encoded by the coding sequence ATGTCTTCCTCTACCACCACCTTCACCAAAAAAACTTTGGGTTTGGAAACCGTCGAGCCGGCCGTCACTCCGCCGCCGAACACGGAAACCAATTTCGTTAAGAAATCCAAGATGGGCGGCGGCAAGTCTCGCAAGCGTGATATTCCCGAAGGTCTTTGGACCAAGTGCAAACAATGCGGCACAATGGTTTTCGACAAAGAGCTGGAGGAAAACCAAAAGGTTTGCCCGCAATGCCAATATCATTTTCCCATCGCCGCCCGCGACCGCATCAATTCGCTCGTTGAACCGGGTTCGTTTGAAGAACTCGATGCTTTAATGACCAGCGTGGACATTCTGAAGTTCACCGGCGTTTCCAGCTATGCCTCCAAGCTCACCGACTATCAAAAGTCCACCGGCCACAAAGATGCCGTCGTCACGGGCGTCGGCACGATTGGCGAACACCGCACCGCTCTCGGCGTAATGGATTTCAGTTTTCTCGGCGGTTCGATGGGTTCCGTGGTCGGCGAAAAATTGACCCGCGTCATCGAACACGCTACCGACGAATCCTTGCCGCTGATCATCGTCTCCGCCAGCGGTGGCGCGCGCATGTATGAAGGCACTTTCAGCCTTATGCAAATGGCCAAGACCTGCGGCGCTCTTGCTTACCACGCCAAGGCCAGGCTCCCCTTCATTAGCATCCTGACCGATCCCACAACCGGCGGCGTGACCGCGAGTTTTGCCAGCGTCGGCGATCTCATCCTCGCCGAACCGCACGCCATGATCTGCTTCGCCGGCCCGCGCGTCATCAAAGACACCACCCAAGCGGAATTGCCGCCCGGATTTCAAACCGCTGAATTCCTCCTCGACCACGGCCTCATTGATTCCATCGTCACCCGCAAGGAAATGAAACGCCAACTGATCGAATACCTGGACTTCCTCATGACCGGCCAAAAAAAGGCGGCCAACGGTTCATAG
- the folE2 gene encoding GTP cyclohydrolase FolE2 — protein MQDKQNERDHRELRIDKVGVRGLRFPIQIRDKARAQQNTIATIGMYVDLPKEFKGTHMSRFVEVLNAHGDVVHVENITDILHAMQKKLNAATAHLEMEFPFFLSKKAPVTGMEGLMDYTARFDATACGKEIDFVLTVVASVTTLCPCSKAISKHGAHNQRGNVTVQLRSKRAIWIEDVIALVESSASSELYSLLKRPDEKAVTERAYENPVFVEDLVRNVALKLNAHPDVTWYKVEAENFESIHNHNAYACIENG, from the coding sequence ATGCAGGACAAGCAGAACGAGCGGGATCATCGCGAGTTGCGCATTGATAAGGTGGGGGTTCGCGGGTTGCGGTTTCCCATCCAGATCCGCGACAAGGCGCGCGCGCAGCAGAATACGATCGCCACGATCGGCATGTATGTGGATCTGCCGAAGGAATTCAAGGGGACGCACATGAGCCGGTTCGTCGAAGTGCTGAATGCGCATGGTGACGTGGTGCATGTGGAGAATATCACGGACATTCTTCACGCGATGCAGAAGAAGTTGAACGCGGCGACGGCGCATCTCGAAATGGAATTTCCGTTTTTCCTGAGCAAGAAGGCGCCGGTGACGGGCATGGAGGGTTTGATGGATTATACGGCGCGGTTCGATGCGACGGCTTGCGGCAAGGAAATTGATTTTGTGTTGACGGTGGTGGCATCGGTGACGACGCTTTGCCCGTGCTCGAAGGCGATCAGCAAGCATGGCGCGCATAATCAGCGGGGCAATGTGACGGTGCAGTTGCGCTCGAAACGGGCGATTTGGATCGAGGATGTGATCGCGCTGGTGGAGAGTTCGGCGAGTTCGGAGTTGTATTCGTTGCTGAAGCGTCCGGACGAAAAGGCGGTGACGGAGCGGGCTTACGAGAACCCGGTGTTCGTCGAGGACCTGGTGCGGAACGTGGCGCTGAAGCTCAATGCGCATCCCGATGTGACCTGGTACAAGGTCGAAGCGGAGAATTTTGAGAGCATCCACAATCATAATGCGTACGCGTGCATCGAGAACGGGTGA
- a CDS encoding response regulator produces the protein MKADNVILLVEDSTEDASLVQLAFKKWGIGNPVHVATDGERAVEYLGGDGMYADRDKYPLPTLTLLDLNLPQMSGFDVLQWMSERPGLKKLPVVVLSGTKDPTHFEQAQRLGASACVAKSLDLSELYELIQHLNYFSLASDYNNSAVDWTPEPEE, from the coding sequence GTGAAAGCAGACAACGTAATATTGCTCGTCGAGGATAGCACCGAGGATGCGAGCCTGGTCCAGCTCGCTTTTAAAAAGTGGGGCATCGGCAATCCTGTACATGTCGCCACCGATGGCGAACGCGCTGTGGAATACCTCGGCGGCGATGGCATGTATGCCGATCGCGACAAATATCCCCTGCCGACTCTGACTTTGCTCGACCTGAACCTCCCGCAAATGTCCGGCTTCGACGTCCTCCAATGGATGAGCGAACGTCCGGGGCTCAAGAAGCTGCCCGTAGTAGTCTTGAGCGGGACAAAAGACCCCACCCATTTTGAACAAGCCCAGCGTCTCGGCGCCAGCGCCTGCGTTGCCAAAAGTCTGGACCTTTCCGAGCTTTACGAACTCATCCAGCACCTGAACTATTTCTCCCTCGCGTCCGACTACAACAATAGCGCCGTTGACTGGACGCCCGAGCCGGAAGAGTAA